CTTAAAACTTCCAATTAATTTATTAACCCAAATATCAATTTATAAATTCTTTACAAAACTAATCCATTCTTATAATAAAAAAAGCAAATAAAACTAGCTTCAAAAACACATAGAAAATATAATTAATCGAAATTACTTATATTTTCTAACTATTAGTTGAACATAAATCTAAATAGATGATAAAATCAATTTATGAAACGATAACTTGCAATATAATATAAATACAATTTTAACTTAAATTCTAGGAGGAACTATCAATGAATAAATCTCGATTATTAACTGTGGGCATTCTACCTATTATGTGGATAATATATTTTGCGTTTGAGTTTATAACAGGTAGGATTCATTCACAATATGATATAATAATGAACCTTTTACCTACGATACTCTTCGCTATAGTTGGCTTTTTAATATATTACTTAGGAAAAAGATTTTCTAAAGGATTATCAAAGTCTAGTCTATGGATTGTATTTACTTCCACATTTATCTTAGATCAAGGAATAAAGTATATTATAAAAAACTGGTACTTTGACAAAAGCTTTTTTTTAATAGATAATTTCTTAAGCTTTAATCCAATAATTAATTCGTCAGGTTCATGGCTAAATGCTAGATTTGGTACTGGTCTAAGCTTCTCAGTTCTCATAACAGTAAATATAATAGCAATATTGATTTTTATTGAAAGTTATAGATATTATCTTCATAAAGGACATAAGGACTTTTGGGCTGATATGAGCTTTTGTTTTATACTAAGTGGATGTCTATGTTCATTAATAGATAAAGTGTTTTATGGTGGTAGTTTAGATTTTATAGGCATAAGTTCTCTTTTTATAGCAGACTTAAAGGATATATACATAAACCTAGCAATCTTCTTTTTAGCTTTATGCATATATAACAATGGATTTTGGCAAACATCTGAAGAAACAACTTTAAAACAAGATGTTGAAAGTATTAAAAGGTTTCTTATCTTTATAAAAAAAGATATTTTTCAAGGTTCAAAATAAATTAAAAAGTAATTATAAAATACTTTATACGATCACTATTATTTAGCAATTGCCCTTGATTATAATTTCTTTTTGAATTAAAATTAAATTGAATGTTTAATCTTTAACAAACCTTTATTCATTTTACGTTAAATTTTTCTGCATTTGCAGAGTATTTTTAAGAATCAGCATTTGAAGTATTAACTTTATTTTGCAGATCCTTAAAAATTTTTTTTGTGTTTTTTCATTGTTATGATATCTCTAACAAATTATAATAATAATTCTGTTTTCAAGATAATTCTACTTATGAAAATAGGTATATTAAATAAAACAAAAGCCTTCTGATCATTCGGAAGGCTTTTATTTTATTTATTCTTTTATAAAAAACAAGTATTTCTAACAATTAAATACTAATACTTTAATTACAGAAAACTTTAATTATCAAATCTGTTGTTCATCATTTTCACTAGAAGTATAATTACTAATATATATTAAAATGGAGGTCATTATGAAAATTCTGTTATTATTAATAATACTCTT
This genomic stretch from Clostridium fungisolvens harbors:
- a CDS encoding signal peptidase II, producing the protein MNKSRLLTVGILPIMWIIYFAFEFITGRIHSQYDIIMNLLPTILFAIVGFLIYYLGKRFSKGLSKSSLWIVFTSTFILDQGIKYIIKNWYFDKSFFLIDNFLSFNPIINSSGSWLNARFGTGLSFSVLITVNIIAILIFIESYRYYLHKGHKDFWADMSFCFILSGCLCSLIDKVFYGGSLDFIGISSLFIADLKDIYINLAIFFLALCIYNNGFWQTSEETTLKQDVESIKRFLIFIKKDIFQGSK